A genomic window from Haliaeetus albicilla chromosome 10, bHalAlb1.1, whole genome shotgun sequence includes:
- the CHST8 gene encoding carbohydrate sulfotransferase 8 isoform X1: MRLTCMFSFILLFGAAGLVVFIHLQDPEEIVHQQTPGIKYNMGFQQSKKDCVSSDNQDRIRKNTADGVTMVKQNDSLHLSDNVPTKLQSTDRGQSSIMFAMKDQQKGEEINSIRLHKRRRRFIIKKSPILISMNSSILNLPTLKSEDRNNNRWKSLYQIQRERKQIMRETCSKYKSNNRRIITPYHVSRIFVEDKYRVLYCEVPKAGCSNWKRVLMVLNGLASSTKDIQHNTVHYGNYLKRLDGFDHKGIYHRLNTYTKMLFIREPFEKLVSAFRDKFEHPNNYYHPVFGKAIISRYRVNATKEALRTGSGVKFKEFIQYLLDVHRPVGMDIHWDHVNRLCSPCLIDYDFVGKFESMEEDANFFLHLIGAPQNLTFPKFKDRHSNEERTTTKITQQYFAQLSPSQRQRSYDFYYMDYLMFNYSKPFEDLY; encoded by the exons GGATAAAATATAACATGGGATTCCAGCAAtcaaaaaaa GACTGTGTTTCCAGCGATAACCAGGatagaataagaaaaaacactgcagatgGAGTAACAATGGTAAAGCAGAACGACTCATTACACCTATCTGATAATGTGCCCACTAAGCTTCAAAGCACAGACAGAGGGCAAAGCAGCATAATGTTTGCTATGAAAGATCAACAGAAAGgtgaagaaattaattccaTCAGGCTGCATAAACGGAGGAGGAgatttataattaaaaagagCCCAATTTTGATTTCCATGAACAGCTCCATTCTCAACTTGCCCACGCTTAAATCTGAGGATAGAAACAACAACAGGTGGAAAAGTCTCTATCAGatccaaagagaaagaaagcagattATGAGGGAAACTTGTTCTAAATACAAGAGTAATAATAGAAGAATAATCACTCCTTATCATGTTTCTAGAATATTTGTAGAAGATAAATACAGAGTTTTATACTGTGAAGTACCAAAAGCTGGCTGCTCTAACTGGAAACGGGTACTCATGGTTCTTAATGGGCTGGCTTCTTCCACAAAAGACATACAGCACAACACAGTGCACTATGGAAACTATTTAAAAAGACTGGATGGGTTTGACCACAAAGGAATTTATCATAGGCTCAACACTTACACAAAGATGCTTTTTATTCGTGAACCTTTTGAAAAGCTGGTATCTGCATTTCGGGACAAGTTTGAACATCCAAACAATTACTACCACCCGGTTTTTGGAAAAGCCATCATTTCCAGATACCGTGTCAATGCCACCAAAGAAGCATTAAGGACAGGCTCTGGAGTCAAATTTAAAGAGTTCATTCAGTATCTCCTGGACGTACATAGGCCAGTGGGTATGGATATCCACTGGGATCACGTCAATAGGCTTTGCAGCCCATGTTTAATAGACTACGACTTTGTTGGGAAATTTGAAAGTATGGAAGAAGATGCAAACTTTTTCTTGCACTTAATTGGTGCTCCACAAAATTTAACCTTCCCCAAGTTTAAAGATAGGCACTCCAATGAAGAAAGAACTACTACTAAAATTACACAACAGTATTTTGCACAGCTTTCTCCTTCTCAAAGACAACGAAGCTATGACTTTTACTATATGGATTACTTGATGTTTAACTACTCAAAACCTTTTGAAGATTTATATTGA
- the CHST8 gene encoding carbohydrate sulfotransferase 8 isoform X2 — translation MVKQNDSLHLSDNVPTKLQSTDRGQSSIMFAMKDQQKGEEINSIRLHKRRRRFIIKKSPILISMNSSILNLPTLKSEDRNNNRWKSLYQIQRERKQIMRETCSKYKSNNRRIITPYHVSRIFVEDKYRVLYCEVPKAGCSNWKRVLMVLNGLASSTKDIQHNTVHYGNYLKRLDGFDHKGIYHRLNTYTKMLFIREPFEKLVSAFRDKFEHPNNYYHPVFGKAIISRYRVNATKEALRTGSGVKFKEFIQYLLDVHRPVGMDIHWDHVNRLCSPCLIDYDFVGKFESMEEDANFFLHLIGAPQNLTFPKFKDRHSNEERTTTKITQQYFAQLSPSQRQRSYDFYYMDYLMFNYSKPFEDLY, via the coding sequence ATGGTAAAGCAGAACGACTCATTACACCTATCTGATAATGTGCCCACTAAGCTTCAAAGCACAGACAGAGGGCAAAGCAGCATAATGTTTGCTATGAAAGATCAACAGAAAGgtgaagaaattaattccaTCAGGCTGCATAAACGGAGGAGGAgatttataattaaaaagagCCCAATTTTGATTTCCATGAACAGCTCCATTCTCAACTTGCCCACGCTTAAATCTGAGGATAGAAACAACAACAGGTGGAAAAGTCTCTATCAGatccaaagagaaagaaagcagattATGAGGGAAACTTGTTCTAAATACAAGAGTAATAATAGAAGAATAATCACTCCTTATCATGTTTCTAGAATATTTGTAGAAGATAAATACAGAGTTTTATACTGTGAAGTACCAAAAGCTGGCTGCTCTAACTGGAAACGGGTACTCATGGTTCTTAATGGGCTGGCTTCTTCCACAAAAGACATACAGCACAACACAGTGCACTATGGAAACTATTTAAAAAGACTGGATGGGTTTGACCACAAAGGAATTTATCATAGGCTCAACACTTACACAAAGATGCTTTTTATTCGTGAACCTTTTGAAAAGCTGGTATCTGCATTTCGGGACAAGTTTGAACATCCAAACAATTACTACCACCCGGTTTTTGGAAAAGCCATCATTTCCAGATACCGTGTCAATGCCACCAAAGAAGCATTAAGGACAGGCTCTGGAGTCAAATTTAAAGAGTTCATTCAGTATCTCCTGGACGTACATAGGCCAGTGGGTATGGATATCCACTGGGATCACGTCAATAGGCTTTGCAGCCCATGTTTAATAGACTACGACTTTGTTGGGAAATTTGAAAGTATGGAAGAAGATGCAAACTTTTTCTTGCACTTAATTGGTGCTCCACAAAATTTAACCTTCCCCAAGTTTAAAGATAGGCACTCCAATGAAGAAAGAACTACTACTAAAATTACACAACAGTATTTTGCACAGCTTTCTCCTTCTCAAAGACAACGAAGCTATGACTTTTACTATATGGATTACTTGATGTTTAACTACTCAAAACCTTTTGAAGATTTATATTGA